The following proteins are encoded in a genomic region of Pseudomonas sp. Os17:
- the ligA gene encoding NAD-dependent DNA ligase LigA gives MTAAETRILELRAELDQHNYRYHVLDEPSIPDAEYDRLYHELKALEAEHPELVTSDSPTQRVGSAALSAFTQVRHEIPMLSLGNAFEEVDMREFDRRVVEGLDLPAGDLFGAGAAVEYSCEPKLDGLAVSLLYQDGVLVRGATRGDGTTGEDISVNVRTVRNIPLKLQGSGWPATLEVRGEVFMSKAGFERLNEAQLASGGKTFANPRNAAAGSLRQLDSKITASRPLEFCCYGLGQVSADIADTHIGNLQQLKQWGLPISRELRLAKGIDECLDYYREIGDRRNALAYEIDGVVFKVNSIASQRELGFRAREPRWAIAHKFPAMEELTELLDVEFQVGRTGAVTPVARLKPVKVAGVTVSNATLHNMDEVARLGLMIGDTVIIRRAGDVIPQVVQVVVERRPQDARPVQIPESCPVCGSHVERTQLVKRSKGRETVSEGAVYRCVGRLACGAQLKQAIIHFVSRRAMDIEGLGDKTIEQLVDEQLIASPADLYQLKYEQIIDLEGFAEVSSNKLLKAIEDSKRPALARFIYALGIPDVGEETAKVLARSLGTLERVQQALPQVLTYLPDVGLEVAHEIHSFFQDSHNRQVIGALLAADQCGLQLQDQGELGAEFAASTTLGGMLDKLNIPSVGPGAAQKLADKFGSLQGVIDADWLDMRQALPEKQAKAVREFFDNPANAQLARAIEDQLTAFGMHWLSEKKVVEGLPLAGKTWVLTGSLELMSRDVAKEKLESLGAKVAGSVSAKTHCVVAGPGAGSKLAKANELGLKVLDEAAFVAFLSEHGVPLPA, from the coding sequence ATGACCGCCGCTGAAACCCGCATTCTTGAGCTGCGCGCCGAGCTGGATCAACACAACTACCGCTACCACGTACTGGACGAACCGAGCATTCCGGACGCCGAGTACGACCGCCTGTACCACGAGCTCAAGGCCCTGGAGGCCGAGCATCCAGAGCTGGTCACCAGCGATTCTCCAACCCAGCGGGTCGGCAGTGCGGCGCTCTCGGCCTTCACCCAGGTACGCCATGAGATCCCCATGCTCAGCCTGGGCAACGCCTTCGAAGAAGTCGACATGCGCGAATTCGATCGTCGGGTCGTCGAGGGGCTGGACCTGCCGGCGGGCGACCTGTTCGGTGCTGGCGCCGCAGTGGAGTACAGCTGCGAGCCCAAGCTCGATGGCCTGGCGGTGAGCCTGTTGTACCAGGACGGCGTGCTGGTGCGCGGTGCCACCCGTGGCGACGGCACCACGGGCGAAGACATCAGTGTCAACGTACGTACCGTGCGCAACATCCCGCTCAAGCTGCAAGGCAGCGGTTGGCCGGCGACCCTGGAAGTGCGGGGTGAGGTCTTCATGTCCAAGGCCGGCTTCGAGCGATTGAACGAGGCGCAACTGGCTTCGGGCGGCAAGACCTTCGCCAACCCGCGCAACGCCGCTGCGGGCAGCCTGCGTCAGCTGGACTCGAAGATCACCGCCAGTCGGCCCCTGGAATTCTGCTGCTACGGTCTGGGCCAGGTCAGCGCCGACATCGCCGACACCCACATCGGCAATCTGCAGCAGCTCAAGCAGTGGGGGTTGCCCATCAGCCGCGAGTTGCGTCTGGCCAAGGGCATCGACGAGTGCCTGGATTACTACCGTGAAATCGGCGACCGCCGCAACGCGCTGGCCTATGAAATCGACGGCGTGGTGTTCAAGGTCAACAGCATCGCCTCCCAGCGCGAGCTGGGCTTCCGTGCCCGCGAGCCGCGCTGGGCTATTGCCCACAAGTTTCCGGCCATGGAAGAGCTGACCGAGCTGCTGGATGTGGAGTTCCAGGTCGGCCGCACCGGTGCGGTTACCCCGGTAGCCCGTCTGAAGCCGGTGAAAGTGGCGGGCGTGACGGTGTCCAACGCCACCTTGCACAACATGGATGAAGTGGCGCGGCTGGGGCTGATGATCGGCGACACGGTGATCATCCGCCGTGCCGGCGATGTGATCCCGCAAGTGGTGCAGGTGGTCGTCGAGCGCCGTCCGCAGGACGCCCGGCCGGTGCAGATTCCCGAAAGCTGCCCGGTCTGTGGTTCACATGTCGAGCGCACCCAACTGGTCAAGCGCAGCAAGGGGCGGGAAACCGTGAGCGAGGGCGCGGTGTATCGCTGTGTCGGTCGCCTGGCCTGCGGCGCCCAGCTCAAGCAGGCGATCATTCACTTTGTCTCCCGTCGCGCCATGGACATCGAAGGCCTGGGGGACAAGACCATCGAGCAACTGGTGGACGAACAGCTCATTGCTTCGCCCGCGGATCTTTACCAGCTCAAGTACGAACAGATCATCGACCTGGAAGGCTTCGCCGAAGTCTCCAGCAACAAGCTGCTCAAGGCCATCGAGGACAGCAAGCGTCCGGCCCTGGCACGGTTCATCTATGCCCTGGGCATTCCCGATGTCGGCGAGGAAACGGCCAAGGTCCTGGCGCGCTCCCTGGGCACCCTGGAGCGTGTCCAGCAGGCCTTGCCGCAGGTCCTGACCTACCTGCCGGATGTGGGGCTGGAGGTGGCTCACGAGATCCACAGCTTTTTCCAGGACAGCCATAACCGCCAGGTGATCGGTGCCTTGCTGGCCGCGGACCAATGTGGCCTGCAGCTGCAGGATCAGGGCGAGCTCGGGGCCGAGTTCGCCGCCAGTACCACCCTGGGCGGCATGCTCGACAAGCTCAATATCCCCTCGGTGGGCCCAGGAGCCGCGCAGAAGCTGGCGGACAAGTTCGGCTCCCTGCAGGGCGTGATCGACGCGGACTGGCTGGACATGCGCCAGGCCTTGCCGGAGAAGCAGGCCAAGGCGGTGCGCGAGTTCTTCGACAACCCGGCCAATGCCCAATTGGCCCGGGCCATTGAAGACCAGCTCACGGCGTTTGGCATGCACTGGCTGAGTGAGAAGAAAGTGGTCGAAGGCCTGCCTCTGGCTGGCAAGACCTGGGTGCTCACCGGCTCGTTGGAGCTGATGAGTCGCGATGTGGCCAAGGAAAAGCTGGAAAGCCTGGGGGCCAAGGTGGCAGGGTCCGTGTCGGCGAAAACCCACTGCGTGGTGGCAGGACCCGGCGCCGGCTCCAAGCTGGCCAAGGCCAATGAGCTGGGGCTCAAGGTTCTGGACGAAGCTGCCTTCGTGGCCTTTCTCAGTGAGCATGGCGTCCCCCTCCCTGCGTGA
- a CDS encoding zinc-binding metallopeptidase family protein produces MYRFFEQLSSRIAAPFVGDRSRSGKLWACRCGQSLFFRNSQCLACAAVLGYAPQLGSLSSLRPGPVAQTWVLDARPEAGAFKRCANLHTAAACNWLLPAHLTGSLCIACRLNRTIPDLSVPENPERWRKVEIAKRRLVAQLLALGLQLLPKSDDEERGLAFDFIGVDLQGRAPMTGHAGGLITLDIKEADDAHREQVRTQMREPYRTLLGHFRHEVGHYYWDRLIADSPWLQPFRRLFGDERGSYAQALERHYQQGAPSDWQQSHISAYATMHPWEDWAETWAHYLHMMDAVDTALGFGMSARDVDLDYQPFPLSSLYDPQHPGGPAFLAFVNAWIELAGMLNELSRSMGQPDFYPFILPPAVIGKLHFIHLVIQQEGGRAEEVLSLDG; encoded by the coding sequence ATGTACCGTTTCTTCGAGCAGCTCAGTTCCCGCATCGCCGCGCCCTTTGTCGGTGATCGTTCACGCAGCGGCAAGCTCTGGGCCTGTCGCTGCGGGCAGTCGCTGTTCTTTCGCAACAGCCAATGCCTGGCCTGTGCGGCCGTGCTCGGTTATGCGCCGCAATTGGGCAGCTTGTCTTCCCTGCGGCCGGGACCTGTGGCGCAAACCTGGGTGCTCGATGCCAGGCCCGAGGCCGGCGCGTTCAAGCGCTGCGCCAATCTGCATACGGCGGCGGCCTGTAACTGGCTGCTGCCCGCGCACCTGACGGGCAGCCTGTGCATCGCCTGCCGCTTGAATCGCACCATTCCCGACCTGTCCGTCCCCGAGAACCCTGAGCGCTGGCGCAAGGTGGAAATCGCCAAGCGTCGCCTGGTGGCGCAGTTGCTTGCCCTGGGGCTGCAACTGCTGCCCAAGAGTGACGATGAAGAGCGGGGCCTGGCCTTCGATTTTATCGGTGTCGATCTCCAGGGCAGGGCGCCCATGACCGGGCACGCCGGTGGCCTGATCACCCTGGATATCAAGGAGGCCGACGATGCCCATCGCGAACAGGTGCGAACGCAGATGCGTGAGCCCTATCGCACCCTGCTCGGGCACTTCCGACATGAAGTGGGGCACTACTATTGGGATCGGCTGATTGCCGACAGCCCCTGGCTGCAGCCGTTTCGCCGCCTGTTCGGCGATGAGCGCGGCAGCTATGCCCAGGCCCTGGAGCGCCACTATCAGCAAGGCGCACCGAGTGATTGGCAGCAAAGCCACATCAGCGCCTACGCCACCATGCATCCCTGGGAAGACTGGGCGGAAACCTGGGCTCACTACCTGCACATGATGGACGCGGTGGATACGGCCCTGGGCTTTGGCATGAGTGCCCGAGACGTCGATCTCGATTACCAGCCGTTTCCCCTGAGCAGTCTTTACGACCCGCAGCATCCCGGCGGTCCGGCGTTCCTGGCCTTCGTCAATGCCTGGATCGAACTGGCGGGCATGCTCAATGAACTGTCCCGCAGCATGGGACAGCCGGATTTCTATCCCTTTATCCTGCCGCCGGCGGTGATCGGCAAATTGCACTTCATCCACCTGGTGATCCAGCAGGAAGGCGGTCGCGCCGAAGAAGTGTTGTCCCTGGATGGATGA
- a CDS encoding GrpB family protein: MALTSKICAYENHWPAAFSAERARIVQGFGDELMAVHHVGSTAVPGLAAKPEIDLLLVVVEHRDEAARNAFMATLGYVRGSNLSPGHHFYRRDVEGVRTHKVHVCICGHEQIGRMLVFRDLLRQDSDLRQQYQDLKLALEADNRGGIGEYLAQKAPFIDAVMARQG, translated from the coding sequence ATGGCGCTGACCAGTAAAATCTGTGCTTACGAGAATCACTGGCCTGCGGCCTTCAGTGCCGAGCGAGCCCGCATCGTCCAGGGCTTCGGCGACGAGCTGATGGCTGTTCATCACGTGGGCAGCACGGCTGTTCCGGGGCTGGCGGCCAAGCCGGAAATCGATCTTTTGCTGGTGGTCGTGGAGCATCGGGATGAGGCGGCGCGCAATGCCTTCATGGCGACCCTGGGCTATGTCCGAGGCAGCAATCTATCCCCGGGGCATCACTTTTACCGCCGCGATGTCGAGGGCGTGCGCACCCATAAAGTGCATGTCTGCATCTGTGGTCATGAGCAGATCGGGCGCATGCTGGTTTTTCGCGATCTGCTGCGGCAAGACAGCGATTTGCGCCAGCAATACCAGGATCTGAAGCTGGCGCTTGAAGCCGACAATCGCGGGGGGATTGGCGAGTATCTCGCGCAGAAGGCTCCCTTCATCGATGCCGTGATGGCGCGCCAGGGCTAG
- a CDS encoding helix-turn-helix transcriptional regulator codes for MNAPAGLQHHESRIDACVIRARQAHALQRVPIFVSALCRVRQGEKRMAWDDREMRVGGQHLILLPAGREVGISNSPGAQGHYIADVVTFPAPALRAFSLRYHPQIVARPGRSGADLCVPLERHTAQTWDNLLQCIASDAPDALRNHYGEAVLLALALGGWAGPLLLDRHDPLCERVQQVLMSNPARDWTVACVAERLNLGASTLRRQLANENDSFSNILENVRLGMALQWLQTTPRPIGEIAAASGYASASRFAVRFRKHYGLSPRELRAAI; via the coding sequence ATGAACGCACCGGCTGGCCTGCAGCATCACGAAAGCCGTATCGACGCTTGCGTCATCCGTGCCAGGCAAGCCCACGCCCTGCAACGAGTACCGATTTTCGTCAGCGCCCTGTGCCGGGTGCGCCAGGGCGAAAAACGCATGGCCTGGGACGATCGCGAAATGCGCGTGGGCGGCCAGCACCTGATCCTGCTGCCGGCCGGGCGCGAAGTGGGCATCAGCAACTCTCCAGGGGCGCAAGGCCACTACATCGCCGATGTCGTGACCTTCCCCGCCCCGGCCTTGCGCGCGTTCAGCCTGCGCTACCACCCACAGATCGTCGCCCGCCCCGGACGCAGCGGCGCAGACCTGTGCGTCCCCCTGGAGCGACACACGGCCCAGACCTGGGACAACCTCCTGCAATGCATCGCCAGCGATGCGCCGGATGCCCTGCGCAACCACTACGGCGAGGCGGTGCTGCTGGCCCTGGCCCTTGGCGGCTGGGCCGGCCCTTTGTTGCTGGACCGTCACGACCCACTGTGCGAACGGGTGCAGCAGGTCCTCATGAGCAATCCGGCGCGGGACTGGACCGTCGCCTGCGTCGCCGAGCGCCTGAACCTCGGGGCTTCGACATTGCGCCGCCAGCTGGCGAACGAGAACGACAGCTTCAGCAACATTCTCGAAAACGTCAGGCTGGGCATGGCCCTGCAATGGCTGCAAACCACGCCACGCCCAATCGGCGAAATCGCCGCAGCCAGCGGCTACGCCTCGGCTTCTCGCTTTGCCGTGCGCTTTCGCAAGCATTACGGGCTGTCGCCCCGAGAGTTGCGCGCCGCGATCTAG
- a CDS encoding kinase inhibitor encodes MNNRLFLSALSLSLSLGAQAAEFSISSHDIRDGQPLSQREVFRGFGCKGDNTSPELSWKNAPPGTRSFAITVYDPDAPTGSGWWHWTLVNLPSTTQGLPRGAGSPSGELLPPGAVQGRTDYGQPGFGGACPPTGDKPHRYQFTVWALKVDKLPLDTQASGAMVGYMLNANALAKTTLTATYGR; translated from the coding sequence ATGAACAACCGCCTTTTTCTTAGCGCACTGTCCTTGAGCCTGAGCCTTGGCGCCCAAGCCGCCGAGTTCAGCATCAGCAGTCACGACATCCGCGATGGCCAGCCCTTGAGTCAACGGGAAGTATTCCGCGGCTTCGGCTGCAAAGGAGACAACACCTCTCCTGAACTGTCCTGGAAAAATGCTCCGCCGGGCACCCGCAGCTTTGCCATCACCGTCTATGATCCGGACGCCCCCACCGGCAGCGGCTGGTGGCACTGGACCCTGGTCAACCTCCCCAGCACCACCCAGGGCCTGCCCAGGGGCGCCGGCAGCCCCAGCGGCGAACTGCTGCCGCCGGGAGCCGTCCAGGGACGCACCGATTACGGCCAACCCGGCTTTGGTGGCGCTTGCCCGCCAACGGGCGACAAACCTCATCGTTACCAGTTCACCGTCTGGGCGCTGAAGGTGGATAAACTGCCCCTCGACACCCAGGCCAGCGGAGCGATGGTGGGCTACATGCTCAACGCCAACGCACTGGCCAAGACCACACTGACCGCCACCTACGGACGCTGA
- a CDS encoding LysR family transcriptional regulator has translation MELSQLKMLNAVARTGSIARAAEQLHCVPSNITNRLKQLESELGTPLFTRVGRGLKISAAGEIFLGYSERILALVDEAKRAVDDQAEPSGLLRLGAIESCAGGRLPPLLAQYHRRYPKVSVELVTGTWSQLFTELQHQRIDGALVAIDTLPPRLKQTVLYHEPLVLISSAGSAPIHSASDLLGQNLFMWPQGCPYRRALENWLARHGLNLPITGYASWGTIIGCVSVGAGVSLIPEGVLERYAQSATLNIQRFSDLLPVDNRFVWHQDVQRHNARDAFARLLQEHLGA, from the coding sequence ATGGAACTGAGCCAACTGAAAATGCTGAACGCCGTGGCCCGCACCGGCAGCATCGCCCGCGCCGCCGAACAACTGCATTGCGTGCCCTCCAACATCACCAACCGCCTCAAGCAGCTGGAAAGCGAACTGGGCACCCCGCTGTTCACCCGGGTCGGGCGCGGCCTGAAGATCAGCGCCGCTGGAGAAATATTCTTAGGCTACAGCGAACGCATTCTGGCGCTGGTCGATGAGGCCAAGCGCGCGGTGGACGACCAGGCAGAGCCCAGCGGCCTGCTGCGCCTGGGCGCCATCGAGTCCTGTGCTGGCGGGCGCCTGCCACCGCTGCTGGCGCAATATCACCGACGCTACCCCAAGGTGAGCGTGGAACTGGTGACCGGCACCTGGTCGCAGCTCTTTACAGAGCTGCAACACCAGCGCATCGACGGCGCCTTGGTGGCCATCGACACCTTGCCACCCAGGCTCAAGCAAACAGTGCTCTACCACGAGCCCCTGGTACTGATTTCCAGTGCCGGCAGCGCTCCCATCCACAGCGCCAGCGATCTGCTGGGGCAAAACCTGTTCATGTGGCCGCAGGGCTGCCCCTATCGCCGCGCCCTGGAGAACTGGCTGGCCAGGCACGGCCTGAACCTGCCCATTACCGGGTACGCCAGCTGGGGCACCATCATCGGCTGCGTCAGTGTCGGGGCCGGCGTGTCGCTGATTCCGGAGGGCGTATTGGAACGCTATGCACAGTCGGCGACCCTGAACATCCAGCGTTTTAGCGACCTGCTACCGGTGGACAACCGCTTCGTCTGGCATCAGGACGTACAGCGACATAACGCGCGGGATGCGTTTGCCCGGCTGTTGCAGGAGCATCTGGGAGCATGA